In Opitutaceae bacterium TAV5, one genomic interval encodes:
- a CDS encoding membrane protein yields MIDWRHWHNEPHLVGGLILLGWLYALCTGPLRRRIAPRAAYPRTHAIRFYAGLVIFYLAVGSPLDQIGERFLLSAHMVQHLLIIYPAAILLLTGLPDWLVEPVTGRPGLRLPLRVLTHPLACTVIYTLTISLWHVPVMYDWALQNRIVHIIEHLMFFGAALFYWWPILSKDRRFPALHPARQILYLTGITITMTPLFAFIAFSDSVLYPTYEYAPRLFATLSPSQDQLLGAAIMKLGSMGITFIVIAWAFYRWYTDTERSAPSLAPRPSHPAILRRTPQKPLTPSPDTHR; encoded by the coding sequence ATGATCGACTGGCGTCACTGGCATAATGAACCCCACCTCGTCGGCGGCCTGATCCTGCTTGGCTGGCTTTACGCGCTGTGTACCGGCCCGCTCCGCCGGCGCATCGCTCCCCGTGCCGCGTATCCGCGGACCCATGCCATCCGCTTCTACGCGGGGCTGGTTATTTTCTACCTCGCGGTCGGCTCGCCGCTCGACCAGATCGGCGAGCGTTTCCTGCTCAGCGCCCACATGGTGCAGCACCTGCTGATCATCTACCCGGCGGCGATTCTCCTCCTCACCGGGCTCCCCGACTGGCTGGTCGAGCCCGTCACCGGCCGGCCCGGTCTCCGCCTGCCGCTCCGCGTGCTCACCCATCCGCTTGCCTGCACGGTGATCTACACGCTGACGATTTCGCTCTGGCACGTGCCCGTGATGTACGACTGGGCCCTGCAAAACCGGATCGTCCACATCATCGAACATCTGATGTTTTTTGGCGCCGCGCTCTTTTACTGGTGGCCCATCCTCAGCAAGGACCGGCGTTTCCCGGCCCTGCACCCCGCCCGGCAAATTCTCTACCTCACCGGCATCACCATCACGATGACGCCGCTCTTCGCCTTCATCGCGTTTTCCGACAGCGTTCTCTACCCGACGTACGAATACGCCCCGCGCCTCTTCGCCACCCTCTCCCCTTCCCAGGACCAGCTTCTCGGTGCCGCCATCATGAAGCTCGGCAGCATGGGGATCACGTTCATCGTCATCGCCTGGGCATTTTATCGCTGGTATACGGACACCGAACGCTCCGCGCCCTCCCTCGCCCCGCGGCCGTCGCACCCCGCAATCCTGCGTCGCACGCCACAAAAACCGCTCACCCCTTCGCCAGATACGCACAGATAA
- a CDS encoding cytochrome C oxidase subunit II — MSAVKAFRFILRRCTALTVISLLPLFLGGWSWRWLSGPQSTIDVAGPVARAQTQVFYVTLWVTGIIFVIVAAVLAYATLKFKARSSADEHAPTPPQGHGNPLVELSLIGASVLALVFIAVPTLRAIWYQYDVPEEEKANALEVTATGYQWWFKFDYQQEQIDGAGDLATANELVIPAGRPVRVNLRSTDVIHSFWVPKLAGKVDMIPNRGNHLWLLAEQPGYFWGQCAEYCGESHAVMRFRVVALPEEEFAAWVANQKKPARTVNDDNTRSRVQTAGVGGYVFRNPGRNAPGYSAEFDADPLLAWKQLQAPEAGEDVKLIARGREIFREKNCITCHTTRGHDGVGVNGPDLTHVGSRTTIAGGVLENTPENLHRWVTHPDLVKPGNKMYVGLKGMDGYVTLDPNDGRTISKHNITVNDDEARALVAYLHSLK, encoded by the coding sequence ATGAGCGCTGTTAAAGCCTTCCGATTCATCCTGCGGCGTTGCACCGCTCTCACCGTCATTTCCCTGCTGCCGCTTTTCCTCGGAGGCTGGAGCTGGCGCTGGCTGAGCGGCCCCCAGTCGACCATCGATGTCGCCGGCCCCGTCGCGAGGGCGCAGACGCAGGTCTTTTACGTTACGCTGTGGGTGACCGGCATCATTTTTGTGATCGTCGCCGCCGTGCTCGCCTATGCGACGCTGAAGTTCAAGGCGCGCAGCAGCGCCGACGAGCACGCCCCGACTCCGCCGCAAGGACACGGCAACCCGCTCGTCGAGCTCTCCCTCATCGGCGCCTCCGTCCTCGCGCTCGTCTTCATCGCCGTGCCGACCCTGCGCGCCATCTGGTACCAGTACGACGTGCCGGAAGAGGAGAAGGCCAACGCCCTCGAGGTCACGGCCACCGGCTATCAGTGGTGGTTCAAGTTCGACTACCAACAGGAGCAGATCGACGGCGCAGGTGATCTCGCGACCGCCAACGAGCTCGTCATTCCCGCCGGCCGCCCCGTGCGCGTCAACCTGCGCAGCACCGATGTGATCCATTCGTTCTGGGTGCCCAAGCTCGCCGGCAAGGTCGACATGATCCCCAACCGCGGCAACCACCTCTGGCTCCTCGCCGAGCAGCCCGGCTACTTCTGGGGCCAGTGCGCCGAATACTGCGGCGAGTCGCATGCCGTGATGCGTTTTCGCGTGGTCGCCCTCCCCGAGGAGGAGTTTGCCGCCTGGGTCGCCAACCAGAAAAAACCCGCCCGCACCGTCAACGACGACAACACCCGCTCCCGCGTCCAGACCGCCGGCGTCGGCGGTTACGTATTCAGGAACCCGGGACGCAACGCCCCCGGCTATTCCGCCGAATTTGACGCCGATCCGCTGCTCGCCTGGAAACAGCTGCAGGCGCCCGAGGCCGGCGAGGATGTGAAACTCATCGCCCGGGGCCGGGAGATTTTCCGCGAGAAAAACTGCATCACCTGCCACACGACGCGCGGCCACGACGGCGTCGGCGTCAACGGCCCCGATCTCACCCACGTCGGCTCCCGCACCACGATCGCCGGCGGCGTGCTGGAAAACACCCCGGAAAATCTCCACCGCTGGGTCACGCATCCCGACCTCGTGAAGCCGGGCAACAAGATGTACGTCGGCCTCAAGGGCATGGACGGCTATGTGACCCTCGACCCGAACGACGGCCGCACCATCAGCAAGCACAATATCACGGTGAACGACGACGAGGCCCGCGCGCTCGTCGCCTACCTGCACAGCCTGAAATGA
- a CDS encoding cytochrome C oxidase subunit IV, which translates to MSATSSTTTPDSISPASAAPGYDADAAHGSSKFQKFVNIAMILAAITGVEIVLIYLPFAKWLILTALGVLSAVKFLFVIFYFMHLKWDKMFCTILFFIGLLLAGGTVAALIAIFASGDSKPIENMGALPVPAHASAHAPAVV; encoded by the coding sequence ATGTCCGCCACGTCTTCCACCACCACTCCCGACAGCATCAGCCCCGCCAGCGCGGCTCCCGGCTACGACGCCGATGCCGCCCACGGCAGCAGCAAGTTCCAGAAATTCGTCAACATCGCCATGATCCTCGCCGCCATCACCGGCGTGGAGATTGTGCTGATTTATCTGCCCTTCGCCAAATGGCTCATCCTGACGGCGCTCGGCGTCCTCTCGGCGGTAAAGTTTCTCTTCGTGATCTTCTACTTCATGCACCTGAAGTGGGACAAGATGTTCTGCACCATCCTGTTTTTTATCGGCCTGCTCCTCGCCGGCGGCACGGTGGCCGCGCTGATCGCGATCTTCGCATCCGGCGACAGCAAACCCATCGAAAACATGGGCGCCCTGCCCGTTCCCGCCCACGCCTCCGCGCACGCGCCGGCAGTCGTGTAG
- a CDS encoding cytochrome C oxidase, with translation MEASTTTALPDAAGTDAPSGRHHHAAPERRPWFFTRPTARTGLVSWLTTVDHKKIGKLYGIAALFFFLVGGVEALLIRIQLAVPNNTFLTHQLYNELFTMHATTMIFLAVMPLSTAFFNFIMPLQIGARDVAFPRLNGFAFWVFMAGAIILNVGWFIKSGAPDAGWFGYAPLTSKAFSNQFATDVSTDLWVMGLQILGVSSIVGSLNFIVTIINMRAPGMTMMRLPVFTWMTLFTSFLIILSFPAITIALVELMMDRAFGTTFFDVSGGGLPILWQHLFWIFGHPEVYILILPAMGVVSEILPCFSRKPLFGYPIVVFSGATIGFLGFGVWSHHMFTTGLGTIATAAFSLATMAIAIPTGVKIFNWVGTLWGGHIVTRTPMMFALGFIWMFMMGGFSGVMHSASPADTQQQDSYFVVAHFHYVLIGGAIFALLAGIHYWFPLIFGRKVPEFWGKLSFWVVFIGFNTTFFPMHFLGLNGMPRRTAVYDGNMGWNEANLIATIGAFILGIGIAIYFATIIWTWLRGEKVKRDYWDARTLEWSLPNPPPDYNFAVTPTVHARDAFWHDKQHKEEIARETAAHGAEEQSHGGIHMPSQSWYPLVTATGLLIGGLFVANHHWAGAIAGGVILFIGILGWAFEGPGGYHIHLDKDGNETVEHH, from the coding sequence ATGGAAGCCTCTACCACCACCGCCCTCCCTGACGCTGCCGGAACCGACGCGCCTTCCGGCCGCCACCATCACGCCGCTCCCGAGCGCCGTCCCTGGTTCTTCACCCGCCCGACGGCGCGCACCGGGCTCGTCTCCTGGCTGACCACCGTCGACCACAAAAAAATCGGCAAACTCTACGGCATCGCCGCGCTGTTCTTCTTCCTCGTCGGCGGCGTCGAGGCGCTGCTCATCCGCATCCAGCTCGCCGTCCCCAACAACACCTTCCTCACGCACCAGCTCTACAACGAGCTGTTCACGATGCACGCCACCACGATGATCTTCCTCGCGGTGATGCCTCTCTCGACGGCGTTTTTCAATTTCATCATGCCGCTCCAGATCGGCGCGCGCGACGTCGCCTTTCCCCGGCTCAACGGATTCGCCTTCTGGGTCTTCATGGCCGGCGCGATCATTCTCAACGTCGGCTGGTTCATCAAATCCGGCGCGCCCGACGCCGGCTGGTTCGGTTATGCGCCGCTCACCTCCAAGGCGTTTTCCAACCAGTTCGCCACCGACGTCTCGACCGATCTCTGGGTCATGGGCCTGCAGATCCTCGGCGTGTCGTCCATCGTCGGTTCGCTCAACTTCATCGTCACGATCATCAACATGCGCGCTCCCGGCATGACGATGATGCGCCTGCCGGTCTTCACCTGGATGACGCTGTTCACCTCGTTCCTCATTATCCTCTCCTTCCCCGCCATCACCATCGCCCTCGTCGAGCTGATGATGGACCGGGCGTTCGGCACCACGTTCTTCGACGTATCCGGCGGCGGATTACCCATCCTCTGGCAGCACCTGTTCTGGATCTTCGGCCACCCGGAAGTGTACATCCTGATCCTGCCGGCGATGGGTGTCGTTTCGGAGATCCTGCCGTGTTTCTCGCGCAAGCCGCTCTTCGGTTATCCGATCGTGGTGTTTTCCGGCGCGACCATCGGCTTCCTCGGCTTCGGCGTGTGGTCCCACCACATGTTTACCACCGGCCTCGGCACCATCGCCACGGCGGCCTTCTCGCTCGCCACGATGGCCATCGCCATCCCGACCGGCGTCAAGATCTTCAACTGGGTCGGCACGCTCTGGGGCGGCCACATCGTGACGCGCACGCCGATGATGTTCGCGCTCGGCTTCATCTGGATGTTCATGATGGGCGGATTTTCCGGCGTCATGCACTCGGCCTCGCCCGCCGACACCCAGCAGCAGGACAGCTATTTCGTTGTCGCGCATTTCCACTACGTGCTCATCGGCGGCGCCATCTTCGCGCTGCTCGCCGGCATCCATTACTGGTTCCCGCTCATCTTCGGACGCAAGGTGCCCGAATTCTGGGGCAAGCTCTCGTTCTGGGTCGTTTTCATCGGCTTCAACACGACCTTTTTCCCGATGCACTTCCTCGGCCTCAACGGCATGCCGCGCCGCACCGCCGTTTACGACGGCAACATGGGCTGGAACGAGGCCAACCTGATCGCCACCATCGGCGCCTTCATCCTCGGCATCGGCATCGCCATCTATTTTGCCACCATCATCTGGACGTGGCTCCGCGGCGAGAAAGTGAAGCGCGACTACTGGGACGCCCGCACCCTCGAATGGTCGCTGCCCAATCCGCCGCCCGACTACAATTTCGCCGTCACGCCGACCGTCCATGCGCGCGACGCCTTCTGGCACGACAAGCAGCACAAGGAGGAGATCGCCCGCGAGACGGCCGCGCACGGCGCCGAGGAACAGTCGCACGGCGGCATTCACATGCCGAGCCAGTCGTGGTACCCGCTCGTCACCGCGACCGGCCTGCTCATCGGCGGCCTGTTTGTCGCCAACCACCACTGGGCCGGCGCCATCGCCGGCGGCGTGATTCTCTTCATCGGCATCCTCGGCTGGGCCTTCGAAGGCCCCGGCGGCTACCACATCCACCTCGACAAGGACGGCAACGAAACCGTCGAGCATCATTGA
- a CDS encoding DNA-binding protein encodes MRRPIRDRPLRSGYPALPETDFIIQDFQVNLRALQLSRRFTCRRRLAEKDGRAAYRHNQDIRAGDLSGLPVVAVDRPAAGPGETGLHLLEADGHAEPEMKRGRSLHRIVRQIRQIPTARTSAGRTAAEEANRVLDKAGNTEGMRHAKRETEVWRMAEYLREMKRSEKESGELQRMSEHDEGGGKALRRLVAAAVNAAALFFLLYRPAAFCQPARFSSRTS; translated from the coding sequence TTGAGGCGGCCCATACGCGACAGACCGCTCCGGTCGGGTTATCCGGCCCTTCCGGAGACTGATTTTATTATCCAGGATTTTCAGGTTAATCTTCGGGCATTGCAGTTAAGCCGCAGGTTCACATGCAGGAGGCGCCTGGCGGAGAAGGATGGGAGGGCTGCGTATCGGCATAATCAGGACATCCGGGCCGGGGACCTCTCCGGGTTGCCGGTGGTGGCCGTTGACCGTCCGGCTGCCGGCCCGGGAGAAACGGGGTTGCATCTTCTGGAAGCGGACGGGCATGCCGAACCGGAAATGAAACGTGGCAGAAGTCTTCACAGGATTGTCCGGCAAATTCGGCAAATCCCGACGGCCCGGACAAGTGCCGGCAGGACTGCCGCTGAAGAAGCAAACAGGGTGTTGGACAAGGCTGGAAACACGGAAGGGATGCGGCACGCGAAACGGGAAACGGAGGTGTGGCGAATGGCAGAATACTTGCGAGAGATGAAGCGCAGCGAAAAGGAGAGCGGAGAGCTGCAGCGAATGTCGGAGCATGATGAAGGGGGGGGGAAGGCGCTCCGGCGCCTCGTCGCAGCGGCAGTGAATGCCGCCGCTCTTTTTTTCCTGCTTTATCGCCCCGCCGCGTTTTGCCAGCCTGCGCGTTTCTCTTCCCGCACCTCATGA
- a CDS encoding cytochrome oxidase subunit III: MSSHAATAAIDHHHDHTTATGIPNKKLFMWAFLASDCMFFGALISSHVIYRLHPLPDSPDPRDIFSIELTSFSTFILLMSSLLMALAVNACQKGNVPATRKMILGTIFFGLIFLGCQVFEFSHFVHEKDLTLSVMFGSTFYTLTGTHGCHVAIGVLWLVLMYVRTFKPADPSRAWIARCAVQFIAFAVATVAGMTVILDVVHAFLEDGVSLATFGHGLFHHPLVFGAAAISLLAAILLGRFRQPVDFGEANAIDVESMGLYWHFVDIVWIVIFTVVYLLEYL, encoded by the coding sequence ATGAGCAGCCACGCAGCCACCGCAGCCATCGATCATCACCACGATCACACCACGGCCACCGGCATTCCGAACAAGAAACTCTTCATGTGGGCCTTCCTCGCGTCGGACTGCATGTTCTTCGGCGCGCTGATTTCCTCGCACGTCATCTACCGGCTCCACCCGTTGCCCGACTCGCCCGATCCGCGGGATATTTTCTCGATCGAGCTCACCTCGTTCTCGACGTTCATCCTGCTCATGTCGTCGCTGCTGATGGCGCTCGCCGTCAACGCGTGCCAGAAGGGCAATGTGCCCGCGACCCGCAAGATGATCCTCGGTACGATCTTCTTCGGCCTGATCTTCCTCGGCTGCCAGGTGTTCGAGTTCAGCCACTTCGTCCACGAGAAGGACCTGACGCTCTCGGTGATGTTCGGCTCCACCTTCTACACGCTGACGGGCACGCACGGCTGTCACGTGGCCATCGGCGTGCTCTGGCTCGTGCTGATGTACGTGCGCACCTTCAAGCCGGCCGACCCCTCGCGCGCCTGGATCGCGCGCTGTGCGGTGCAGTTCATCGCCTTCGCCGTGGCCACGGTCGCCGGCATGACCGTGATCCTCGATGTCGTGCATGCCTTCCTGGAAGACGGGGTCTCGCTCGCGACGTTCGGGCACGGCCTTTTCCATCACCCGCTCGTCTTCGGCGCCGCGGCCATCAGCCTCCTCGCCGCCATCCTCCTCGGCCGGTTCCGCCAGCCGGTGGACTTCGGCGAGGCCAACGCCATCGACGTCGAATCGATGGGCCTCTACTGGCACTTCGTCGATATCGTGTGGATCGTGATCTTCACGGTCGTTTACCTGCTGGAATATCTCTGA
- a CDS encoding fructose-bisphosphate aldolase (catalyzes the formation of glycerone phosphate and glyceraldehyde 3-phosphate from fructose 1,6, bisphosphate) — protein MIVTTAQLFKHAYGKYAVGAYNINNAEQTMGLFKGAIASKAPFIIQISKGARKYTDKLMLEGMIRSADAIFPEAIFAVHLDHGDEETCYDCINSGFYSSVMIDASHDPFEKNVEITKRVVDAAHKKGISVEAELGMLGGVEEDVKVEDGHATLTDPKEAEDFVKKTGCDSLACAIGTSHGAFKFKGKQSLHFDVLEKIKARLPGFPLVMHGSSSVPQEEVKRINAAGGQIKDSAGVNVEEYLPAAKLGVTKINIDTDGRLVWTRVHREFFRDKPAEFDFRAPGKVYIEEYAKFIASRNELLGSAGQLEDLRASLKK, from the coding sequence ATGATCGTCACCACCGCGCAGCTCTTCAAGCACGCCTACGGCAAGTACGCCGTCGGTGCCTACAACATCAACAATGCGGAGCAAACGATGGGCCTTTTCAAGGGCGCCATCGCCTCCAAGGCCCCGTTCATCATCCAGATTTCCAAGGGTGCCCGCAAGTACACCGACAAGCTCATGCTCGAGGGCATGATCCGCTCGGCCGACGCGATTTTTCCGGAAGCCATCTTCGCCGTCCACCTCGACCACGGTGACGAGGAGACCTGCTACGACTGCATCAACTCCGGCTTCTACAGCTCCGTCATGATCGACGCCTCACACGATCCGTTCGAGAAGAACGTCGAGATCACCAAGCGCGTCGTCGATGCCGCCCACAAGAAAGGCATCTCCGTCGAAGCCGAGCTCGGCATGCTCGGCGGCGTCGAGGAAGACGTGAAAGTCGAGGACGGCCACGCCACTCTCACCGACCCGAAAGAAGCCGAAGACTTCGTCAAGAAGACCGGTTGCGACTCCCTCGCCTGCGCCATCGGCACCTCGCACGGCGCCTTCAAGTTCAAGGGCAAGCAGTCCCTCCACTTCGATGTCCTCGAGAAGATCAAGGCCCGCCTCCCCGGCTTCCCGCTCGTCATGCACGGCTCCTCCTCGGTGCCCCAGGAAGAGGTCAAACGCATCAACGCCGCCGGCGGCCAGATCAAGGATTCCGCCGGAGTGAATGTGGAGGAGTACCTCCCCGCCGCCAAGCTGGGCGTGACCAAGATCAACATCGACACCGACGGCCGCCTCGTCTGGACCCGCGTTCATCGCGAGTTCTTCCGCGACAAGCCCGCCGAGTTCGACTTCCGCGCTCCCGGCAAGGTTTACATCGAGGAGTACGCCAAGTTCATCGCCAGCCGCAACGAGCTGCTCGGCAGCGCCGGCCAGCTCGAGGACCTGCGCGCCAGCCTCAAGAAGTAA
- a CDS encoding pyrimidine dimer DNA glycosylase /DNA-(apurinic or apyrimidinic site) lyase, whose amino-acid sequence MRLWTLHPRYLDAKGLVAAWREALLAQKVLAGLTRGYRNHPQLTRFLAHPQPLAAIAGFLTGLADEAGRRGYRFDAAKITGTPLPPASLDETRSQLLYEWEHLKAKLRVRAPDLYRKVAPLRTPEPHPLFRIVPGGIRDWEIRT is encoded by the coding sequence ATGCGCCTCTGGACTCTCCATCCCCGCTACCTCGATGCCAAGGGCCTTGTCGCCGCCTGGCGCGAGGCGCTGCTGGCGCAAAAGGTTCTCGCCGGCCTCACCCGCGGTTATCGCAACCACCCGCAACTGACGCGCTTTCTCGCCCACCCGCAGCCGCTCGCCGCCATCGCCGGCTTCCTCACCGGGCTTGCCGACGAAGCCGGCCGCCGCGGTTACCGCTTCGACGCCGCCAAAATCACCGGCACACCGCTCCCGCCCGCCTCGCTCGACGAAACCCGCAGTCAGCTCCTCTACGAATGGGAACACCTGAAAGCCAAACTCCGTGTCCGCGCGCCCGACCTGTACCGGAAAGTCGCCCCCCTTCGCACCCCGGAGCCGCATCCGCTCTTCCGCATCGTCCCCGGCGGCATTCGCGACTGGGAAATCCGCACCTGA
- a CDS encoding azurin has protein sequence MLALAAGAAGVTAGLGVSGCKPAGSEGSAGAKPAVAADPLDAQVAADKAAGLRVFVVTGNDNMKYNLARLEVSPGEKFVVLFKNIGVQPKEAMGHNWVLLDKSADGRAYCQAAVKAKDHDYLPPAHASQVLAATKLLGPGESERLEITAPAATGNYPYVCSFPAHYDLGMKGLLVVSP, from the coding sequence ATGCTGGCGCTGGCGGCCGGCGCTGCCGGGGTGACGGCCGGCCTCGGTGTTTCCGGCTGCAAGCCTGCCGGGAGCGAGGGCTCCGCCGGTGCGAAACCGGCCGTCGCGGCCGATCCGCTCGATGCGCAGGTGGCCGCCGACAAGGCGGCGGGGCTGCGGGTGTTCGTCGTGACGGGCAACGACAATATGAAATACAACCTCGCGCGTCTGGAGGTGTCGCCCGGGGAAAAGTTTGTGGTGCTTTTCAAGAACATCGGCGTGCAGCCGAAAGAGGCGATGGGGCACAACTGGGTGCTGCTCGACAAGTCCGCCGATGGCCGCGCGTACTGCCAGGCGGCGGTCAAGGCAAAGGACCACGACTACCTGCCGCCCGCCCATGCCTCGCAGGTGCTGGCTGCGACGAAGCTGCTCGGCCCGGGCGAGAGCGAGCGCCTCGAGATCACCGCGCCCGCCGCGACGGGCAACTATCCCTACGTGTGCAGCTTCCCGGCCCACTACGATCTCGGGATGAAGGGGTTGCTGGTCGTGTCGCCGTGA
- a CDS encoding guanylate cyclase — MFHFRRFRTRVLVLVTSLVALVQGVSWWAVAHANRKNASRHIEQSMRDGVLDFGEFMKTRRHMLTAGAGLLAGDLALRYAIDRDDRRTIRSVLDHYVQRLDIAGMAVFSGTGDLLAISPETAGEPTRNLLASLARGWPTRDKELTHDPILALDGEKLLVVLVADIEVAREMPGGARLVVAHRIDREFVDRIKHQTRLDVTLLTSGASPRILASTLEDDAFVPRNPDLVNRMQVEPGPDGPLLLWSLPITLLDGQEAHLVLQRSLEDEIAPVRWLEHLLAVTFTVSIAGAVFLAILLARNVSRPVQQLARHTRVIARGDYATRIPWKRADELGRLANALNTMSEGLAERDQVRDLLDKNVSPEVAARLIRHGAVLSGEERTVTILFVDLRGFTAISEQLAPADLFALLNRFLDTMSAEIESRGGIIDKYIGDEIMALFGAPLDMPDAPDRAVQAALAMRAALPALNAALAAENLPEVDFGIGICTASVLAGNIGSRRRLNYSVIGDGVNLAARLQALTRREDWHASILISDTTRAALRDPSACHLRELGEIAVKGKTAPVRIHAVDA; from the coding sequence ATGTTTCACTTCCGCCGCTTTCGCACCCGCGTTCTCGTGCTCGTCACCAGTCTGGTCGCCCTCGTCCAGGGGGTTTCGTGGTGGGCAGTCGCCCATGCCAACCGGAAAAATGCCAGCCGTCACATCGAACAAAGCATGCGGGACGGCGTGCTTGATTTCGGAGAGTTCATGAAAACGCGCCGGCATATGCTGACCGCCGGCGCGGGGCTTCTGGCCGGGGATCTCGCTCTCCGCTACGCCATCGACCGGGATGATCGCCGGACAATTCGCAGCGTGCTCGATCATTATGTACAGCGGCTCGACATCGCTGGCATGGCCGTTTTTTCCGGCACCGGAGATCTCCTCGCCATTTCTCCGGAGACGGCCGGAGAACCCACCAGGAACCTGCTCGCATCGCTGGCCCGCGGATGGCCGACCCGGGACAAGGAACTGACGCATGATCCGATCCTTGCCCTCGACGGGGAAAAGCTGCTCGTCGTGCTCGTCGCCGATATCGAGGTTGCGAGGGAAATGCCGGGCGGTGCCCGTCTCGTAGTCGCCCACCGCATTGACCGGGAATTTGTCGACCGGATCAAACACCAGACACGTCTTGATGTTACCCTCCTCACTTCCGGCGCCTCACCCCGCATCCTGGCCTCAACGCTGGAAGACGACGCCTTCGTTCCTCGTAATCCGGACCTTGTCAACCGGATGCAGGTAGAACCGGGACCGGACGGTCCGCTCCTCCTCTGGAGTCTGCCCATCACCTTGCTCGACGGCCAGGAAGCGCATCTTGTCCTGCAACGCTCGCTCGAGGATGAAATCGCTCCGGTCCGCTGGCTCGAACACCTGCTGGCCGTCACCTTTACGGTTTCGATCGCCGGCGCCGTCTTTCTCGCGATCCTTCTCGCCCGCAATGTCAGCCGCCCCGTCCAGCAGCTTGCGCGTCACACCCGCGTCATTGCCCGCGGCGACTACGCCACCCGCATCCCCTGGAAACGCGCCGACGAACTCGGACGCCTCGCCAATGCCCTCAACACCATGAGCGAGGGGCTCGCCGAGCGCGACCAGGTGCGCGACCTGCTCGACAAGAACGTCTCCCCCGAAGTCGCCGCCCGCCTCATTCGCCACGGAGCCGTTCTCAGCGGCGAGGAGCGCACCGTCACCATCCTGTTTGTCGACCTGCGCGGCTTTACGGCGATCAGCGAACAGCTCGCACCCGCCGACCTGTTCGCGCTCCTCAACCGTTTTCTCGACACCATGAGCGCCGAAATCGAGTCCCGCGGCGGCATCATCGACAAATACATCGGCGACGAGATCATGGCGCTCTTCGGCGCCCCGCTCGACATGCCCGACGCCCCCGATCGCGCCGTGCAGGCCGCGCTCGCCATGCGCGCCGCGCTTCCGGCGCTCAACGCCGCGCTCGCCGCCGAAAATCTTCCGGAGGTCGATTTCGGCATCGGCATCTGCACCGCCAGCGTTCTCGCCGGCAACATCGGCTCCCGACGGCGCCTCAACTATTCCGTGATCGGCGACGGCGTCAACCTCGCCGCCCGCCTCCAGGCCCTCACTCGCCGCGAGGACTGGCACGCCTCCATCCTCATCAGCGACACCACCCGCGCCGCCTTGCGCGATCCGTCCGCCTGCCACCTGCGCGAACTCGGCGAGATCGCCGTCAAGGGAAAAACCGCGCCCGTCCGTATCCACGCCGTGGATGCGTAA